A single Curtobacterium sp. MCJR17_020 DNA region contains:
- a CDS encoding DUF3145 domain-containing protein, with amino-acid sequence MLYVHSSPRALCPHVEWAAGRAMNRAVNFSWLDQPAQDGARRTEFTWTGAVGAGAAIASALRGWEHLRYEVTEEPTTESDGGRWMHTPDLGVFYAQTDVTGNMVIPEDRVRYAMEVAGSNALELHRELRLALGQAWDDELEPFRHAAEGNPVVWLHRVG; translated from the coding sequence GTGCTCTACGTGCACTCCTCACCCCGCGCGCTCTGCCCGCACGTCGAATGGGCAGCAGGTCGCGCGATGAACCGTGCCGTGAACTTCTCGTGGCTCGACCAGCCGGCACAGGACGGTGCCCGGCGGACCGAGTTCACCTGGACCGGCGCTGTCGGTGCCGGTGCCGCGATCGCCTCCGCGCTGCGTGGCTGGGAGCACCTGCGCTACGAGGTGACCGAGGAACCGACGACCGAGTCCGACGGTGGCCGCTGGATGCACACGCCTGACCTCGGCGTCTTCTACGCGCAGACCGACGTGACCGGGAACATGGTCATCCCCGAGGACCGCGTCCGCTACGCCATGGAGGTCGCGGGCAGCAACGCGCTCGAACTCCACCGTGAGCTCCGGCTCGCGCTCGGACAGGCCTGGGACGACGAGCTCGAGCCCTTCCGCCACGCGGCCGAGGGCAACCCCGTCGTCTGGTTGCACCGCGTCGGCTGA
- a CDS encoding beta-ketoacyl-ACP synthase III → MTERPALSQRRGHEFTRILAFGAARGENVVPNDDLVGPIDSSDEWIRQRTGIITRKRAGKDVEAVDLAETAAREAIEKAGLSPDQIGVVLVSTVTHTVATPSMASLLAERIGATPAAAYDISAACAGYAYGIAQADSFIKSGLADHVLVVGAEKLSDVVDPTDRSISFLLGDGAGAAVVGPSDFPGIAPTIWGSDGSKWDAIGMTATYNEWEAGAPRPTMRQAGQTVFRWAVWEMVKVAREALETAGVRPEDLAAFVPHQANIRIIDEFAKQLGLPESVTIARDITTTGNTSAASIPLATHRLLEEHPELSGGLALQIGFGAGLVFGAQVVVLP, encoded by the coding sequence ATGACCGAACGCCCCGCACTCTCCCAGCGCCGCGGCCACGAGTTCACCCGCATCCTGGCGTTCGGCGCCGCCCGCGGCGAGAACGTGGTGCCGAACGACGACCTCGTCGGCCCGATCGACTCGTCCGACGAGTGGATCCGCCAGCGCACCGGGATCATCACCCGCAAGCGCGCCGGCAAGGACGTCGAGGCCGTCGACCTCGCCGAGACCGCCGCGCGCGAGGCGATCGAGAAGGCCGGCCTGTCCCCCGACCAGATCGGTGTCGTGCTGGTCAGCACCGTGACGCACACCGTCGCGACGCCGTCGATGGCGTCGCTGCTCGCCGAGCGGATCGGCGCGACGCCCGCCGCCGCGTACGACATCAGCGCCGCCTGCGCCGGGTACGCCTACGGCATCGCCCAGGCCGACTCGTTCATCAAGTCCGGACTCGCCGACCACGTCCTGGTCGTCGGGGCCGAGAAGCTCAGCGACGTGGTCGACCCGACCGACCGTTCGATCTCGTTCCTGCTCGGCGACGGTGCCGGCGCGGCCGTCGTCGGCCCGAGCGACTTCCCCGGCATCGCCCCGACCATCTGGGGCTCGGACGGCTCGAAGTGGGACGCTATCGGCATGACGGCGACCTACAACGAGTGGGAAGCCGGTGCGCCCCGCCCGACCATGCGCCAGGCGGGCCAGACGGTCTTCCGCTGGGCCGTGTGGGAGATGGTGAAGGTCGCCCGCGAAGCGCTCGAGACCGCCGGTGTCCGACCGGAGGACCTCGCGGCGTTCGTGCCGCACCAGGCGAACATCCGCATCATCGACGAGTTCGCGAAGCAGCTCGGCCTGCCCGAGTCGGTCACGATCGCCCGTGACATCACCACCACCGGCAACACCTCCGCCGCGAGCATCCCGCTCGCCACCCACCGCCTGCTCGAGGAACACCCTGAGCTGTCCGGCGGGCTCGCCCTGCAGATCGGCTTCGGTGCCGGGCTCGTGTTCGGCGCCCAGGTCGTCGTGCTCCCCTGA
- a CDS encoding glycosyltransferase, with the protein MSGDVTTATAEPTGATGGHRPLRILIAADTFPPDVNGAATFAEQLAVGLAERGHEVHVVAPASSRNYGTFDEEHQGVTLVVHRLKSYKWPLHAWLRFVWPWSVKKWTGPILDAVKPDVLHIQSHVVIGRGIVPEANARGIRVIATNHFMPENLLEYTPFGKWTLPIALKIAWSDAAKTYRLADTITTPTNLAADYLRKAIAGQRVLAISCGIDASRYVARDGRPVNNDIVFVGRVAPEKNLDVLVRAVALLPGSLAATLTIVGDGEMIPKLTALAKELGLEDRVRFLGFVSDEAKRTALTNGTVFAMPSTAELQSISSLEAMASGLPVVAADSMALPHLIDGNGYLFTPGDEHDLAAKLEAVLTASEAEYTAMRERSSAMIEAHDINRTLTTFEALYRGEPVA; encoded by the coding sequence GTGTCAGGAGACGTCACCACCGCCACCGCCGAACCGACGGGTGCGACGGGCGGACACCGACCCTTGCGCATCCTGATCGCCGCGGACACCTTCCCGCCGGACGTCAACGGCGCCGCCACCTTCGCCGAGCAGCTCGCCGTCGGCCTGGCCGAGCGCGGGCACGAGGTCCACGTCGTCGCCCCGGCCTCGAGCCGCAACTACGGCACCTTCGACGAGGAACACCAGGGCGTGACCCTCGTCGTGCACCGCCTGAAGTCGTACAAGTGGCCGCTGCACGCCTGGCTCCGCTTCGTGTGGCCGTGGAGCGTCAAGAAGTGGACCGGGCCGATCCTCGACGCCGTCAAGCCCGACGTCCTGCACATCCAGTCGCACGTCGTCATCGGTCGCGGGATCGTCCCCGAGGCGAACGCGCGCGGCATCCGGGTCATCGCGACGAACCACTTCATGCCCGAGAACCTGCTCGAGTACACGCCGTTCGGCAAGTGGACGCTGCCCATCGCGCTGAAGATCGCGTGGAGCGACGCCGCGAAGACCTACCGGCTCGCCGACACCATCACGACGCCGACGAACCTGGCCGCCGACTACCTGCGGAAGGCCATCGCCGGACAGCGGGTGCTCGCGATCTCGTGCGGGATCGACGCGTCGCGGTACGTCGCGCGCGACGGGCGTCCGGTCAACAACGACATCGTGTTCGTCGGCCGCGTGGCACCGGAGAAGAACCTCGACGTGCTCGTGCGCGCCGTGGCGCTGCTGCCCGGTTCGCTCGCGGCGACCCTGACGATCGTCGGCGACGGCGAGATGATCCCGAAGCTGACCGCCCTGGCGAAGGAGCTCGGGCTCGAGGACCGCGTCCGGTTCCTCGGGTTCGTCTCGGACGAGGCCAAGCGCACCGCCCTGACGAACGGCACGGTGTTCGCGATGCCCTCCACCGCCGAGCTGCAGAGCATCTCGTCGCTCGAGGCCATGGCGTCCGGGCTGCCGGTCGTCGCCGCGGACTCGATGGCGCTGCCCCACCTGATCGACGGCAACGGGTACCTGTTCACCCCCGGCGACGAACACGACCTCGCCGCCAAGCTCGAGGCGGTGCTCACGGCATCGGAAGCGGAGTACACGGCCATGCGGGAGCGCAGTTCGGCCATGATCGAGGCACACGACATCAACCGCACGCTCACGACGTTCGAGGCGCTGTATCGTGGGGAACCGGTGGCCTGA
- a CDS encoding ACP S-malonyltransferase, whose translation MIVVVAPGQGSQTPGFLAPWLEDAAVRERVGQWSESIGVDLAAHGTTSDADTIKDTALAQPLIVAAGLVTADALLADGRRALVGGVAGHSVGEFTAAAVAGVLEPTDAVSLVAERGRAMADAAALEATSMAAVLGGDADAVAAALQSHGLVPANHNGGGQTVVAGTAAGIAALVADPPAKARVIPLAVAGAFHTHFMAPAVERVAPVAAAATVQDPTLPIWTNADGSRLDDGRRFVDLMVQQIASPVHWDAVMESFAAAGVTGIIELAPAGALVGLAKRGLRGTPSVAIKTPEDLPAAIDLLQRAGQEADASA comes from the coding sequence GTGATCGTCGTCGTCGCGCCCGGACAGGGCTCCCAGACCCCCGGCTTCCTCGCCCCCTGGCTCGAGGACGCCGCCGTTCGTGAACGTGTCGGGCAGTGGTCCGAGTCGATCGGGGTGGACCTCGCCGCACACGGCACCACGTCGGACGCCGACACCATCAAGGACACGGCGCTCGCGCAGCCCCTCATCGTCGCCGCCGGTCTCGTGACCGCCGACGCCCTGCTGGCCGACGGCCGCCGTGCGCTGGTCGGCGGGGTCGCCGGGCACTCGGTCGGCGAGTTCACCGCCGCCGCGGTCGCCGGGGTCCTCGAGCCCACCGACGCCGTGTCGCTCGTCGCCGAGCGCGGCCGGGCCATGGCGGACGCCGCTGCCCTCGAAGCGACCTCGATGGCCGCCGTGCTCGGTGGCGACGCCGACGCGGTCGCCGCAGCACTGCAGTCGCACGGGCTCGTCCCCGCGAACCACAACGGTGGCGGCCAGACCGTGGTCGCCGGCACGGCCGCCGGCATCGCCGCGCTCGTCGCCGACCCGCCCGCCAAGGCGCGCGTGATCCCGCTCGCGGTCGCCGGTGCGTTCCACACCCACTTCATGGCGCCCGCGGTCGAGCGCGTGGCCCCGGTCGCCGCGGCCGCCACGGTGCAGGACCCGACCCTGCCGATCTGGACCAACGCGGACGGTTCACGGCTCGACGACGGTCGCCGCTTCGTCGACCTGATGGTCCAGCAGATCGCGAGCCCCGTGCACTGGGACGCCGTGATGGAGTCGTTCGCGGCCGCCGGGGTCACCGGCATCATCGAGCTCGCGCCGGCCGGTGCCCTCGTCGGCCTGGCGAAGCGCGGCCTGCGCGGCACGCCGTCCGTCGCCATCAAGACCCCCGAGGACCTGCCCGCAGCGATCGACCTGCTGCAGCGCGCGGGCCAGGAAGCAGACGCATCCGCATGA
- a CDS encoding beta-ketoacyl-[acyl-carrier-protein] synthase family protein: protein MTKKTVVVTGIGAISPLAATAPETWDALLAGKSGITRIEDPRYAELELPVEFAGQARRFLTDQLTRPESKRLDPSSQLSLVAAREAWADAGIDAESVVPERLIVDWATGIGGVNTLLDAWDTLREKGPRRVLPMTVPMLMANGPAAAIEMEFGARGGARTYLSACASSTESLAEAYRHVADGDADIVITGGAEAALHPLPLAAFAAMQALSRRNDSPETASRPYDVTRDGFVLGDGAAALILESKEHAEARGANIYAEVAGAGITSDAFHITAPDPEGSAAARAVLQALDHAGASREDVVHVNAHATSTPVGDVAEYHAMRRVFGDHLDDIVVSATKASTGHLLGGAGAIEAAFTVLALHNRVAPPTINLNDQDPEIVMDVAREPRALPDGGLLAVSNSFGFGGHNAVVAFRSV from the coding sequence ATGACCAAGAAGACCGTCGTCGTCACCGGGATCGGTGCGATCTCACCCCTCGCCGCGACTGCCCCGGAAACGTGGGACGCGCTGCTCGCCGGCAAGTCCGGCATCACCCGCATCGAGGACCCGCGCTACGCCGAACTCGAGCTCCCCGTGGAGTTCGCCGGCCAGGCACGTCGGTTCCTCACCGACCAGCTCACCCGCCCCGAGTCGAAGCGCCTGGACCCCTCGTCGCAGCTGTCGCTCGTCGCGGCGCGTGAGGCGTGGGCCGACGCCGGCATCGACGCCGAGTCCGTCGTCCCCGAGCGCCTCATCGTCGACTGGGCGACCGGCATCGGTGGCGTGAACACCCTGCTCGACGCCTGGGACACCCTGCGCGAGAAGGGCCCGCGTCGGGTCCTGCCGATGACGGTCCCCATGCTCATGGCGAACGGTCCGGCCGCTGCCATCGAGATGGAGTTCGGCGCCCGCGGCGGCGCCCGCACCTACCTGTCGGCCTGCGCCTCGTCGACCGAGTCCCTGGCCGAGGCGTACCGCCACGTCGCTGACGGGGACGCCGACATCGTCATCACCGGTGGCGCCGAGGCCGCACTGCACCCGCTGCCCCTGGCGGCGTTCGCGGCGATGCAGGCCCTGTCGCGCCGCAACGACTCCCCCGAGACCGCGTCGCGCCCGTACGACGTCACCCGTGACGGCTTCGTCCTCGGTGACGGCGCCGCGGCGCTCATCCTCGAGTCGAAGGAGCACGCCGAGGCCCGCGGTGCGAACATCTACGCCGAGGTCGCCGGCGCCGGCATCACCTCGGACGCGTTCCACATCACGGCACCGGACCCCGAGGGCAGCGCGGCCGCCCGTGCGGTCCTGCAGGCCCTCGACCACGCCGGTGCCAGCCGCGAGGACGTGGTGCACGTCAACGCGCACGCCACCTCGACCCCGGTCGGCGACGTCGCCGAGTACCACGCCATGCGCCGCGTCTTCGGCGACCACCTCGACGACATCGTCGTGTCGGCGACCAAGGCGTCGACGGGTCACCTGCTCGGTGGCGCCGGTGCGATCGAGGCCGCGTTCACGGTCCTCGCGCTGCACAACCGTGTCGCGCCGCCGACGATCAACCTCAACGACCAGGACCCGGAGATCGTCATGGACGTCGCGCGCGAGCCGCGCGCACTGCCCGACGGTGGCCTGCTCGCGGTGAGCAACTCGTTCGGCTTCGGCGGCCACAACGCCGTGGTCGCGTTCCGCAGCGTCTGA
- a CDS encoding helix-turn-helix domain-containing protein: MSKAQSQESARERALSWLRQVSGELSTATIKRLEDTLPWYSEMPPGRRSAVGLVAQAGITSFISWLEGTASTPWIAAADVFGSAPRELLRSVSLQQTLQLIRVVVTVVEERAADDEMLQEAILKYSRDIAFAAADVYARAAEARGLWDARLEALVVDSILSGEYDDELPSRIAALGWHGHGEVAVLVGTAPKQLEVDQVRRTARHMDADVLVGVQGSRLVVVIGRSTPRDDVPEGEDPVSFTAIAQALEPLFGEGHLVLGNEVPGVVDASTSAKAALAGFAVARAWRGVPRPALADDLLPERALAGDPLARSALVQRIYVPLKDQSTELLQTLWCYLDTGRSLEATARELFVHPNTVRYRLRRVADIIGWDATHARDALIVQSALILGAMSESATGRRRITPRR, from the coding sequence CTGTCGAAGGCCCAGAGCCAGGAGAGCGCGCGCGAGCGGGCGCTCTCCTGGCTCCGTCAGGTGTCCGGAGAACTCTCCACCGCCACGATCAAGCGGCTCGAGGACACCCTCCCCTGGTACAGCGAGATGCCGCCGGGGCGCCGCTCCGCCGTGGGCCTCGTCGCCCAGGCGGGCATCACCTCGTTCATCAGCTGGCTCGAGGGCACCGCGTCGACGCCGTGGATCGCCGCGGCCGACGTCTTCGGTTCAGCCCCGCGTGAGCTGCTGCGCTCGGTGAGCCTGCAGCAGACCCTGCAGCTCATCCGGGTGGTCGTCACGGTGGTCGAGGAACGCGCCGCCGACGACGAGATGCTGCAGGAAGCGATCCTGAAGTACTCGCGGGACATCGCCTTCGCGGCGGCGGACGTCTACGCCCGGGCGGCCGAGGCCCGCGGGCTGTGGGACGCCCGACTCGAAGCGCTCGTGGTCGACTCGATCCTGTCGGGCGAGTACGACGACGAGCTGCCGTCCCGCATCGCGGCCCTCGGGTGGCACGGGCACGGCGAGGTCGCGGTGCTCGTCGGCACGGCGCCGAAGCAGCTCGAGGTCGACCAGGTCCGCCGCACCGCCCGCCACATGGACGCCGACGTGCTCGTCGGCGTGCAGGGCTCGCGGCTCGTCGTGGTGATCGGGCGCTCGACCCCGCGGGACGACGTGCCCGAGGGCGAGGACCCGGTCTCGTTCACGGCCATCGCGCAGGCGCTCGAGCCGCTGTTCGGCGAGGGCCACCTGGTGCTCGGCAACGAGGTCCCCGGGGTCGTCGACGCGTCGACCAGCGCGAAGGCAGCCCTCGCCGGGTTCGCCGTCGCGCGGGCATGGCGCGGGGTCCCCCGTCCGGCGCTGGCCGACGACCTGCTGCCCGAACGCGCCCTGGCCGGCGACCCGCTCGCCCGGTCCGCCCTGGTGCAGCGCATCTACGTGCCGCTCAAGGACCAGTCCACCGAGCTCCTGCAGACCCTGTGGTGCTACCTGGACACCGGTCGGTCGCTCGAGGCGACGGCGCGGGAGCTCTTCGTGCACCCGAACACCGTCCGCTACCGCCTACGCCGCGTCGCGGACATCATCGGGTGGGACGCCACGCACGCTCGGGACGCCCTGATCGTGCAGTCGGCCCTGATCCTCGGCGCGATGTCCGAATCGGCCACGGGTCGTCGCCGGATCACCCCACGCCGGTAG
- a CDS encoding DUF1684 domain-containing protein: protein MTDGFADHVAERDRWARGPRGPLALVNAQHVDHPQSVWPVPGTWAPTVGGLAVTAAATDGVVVDGVPVDGTVLVAGDTAVVPSAVAFPDGFAGTVSGSTLRVWDPAAEPIHRFARIARFDRSDDWVASGTYVPLDAGAGDDQEARGSVLDAAGDALPVAGHIETAVGSTTMRFVAVRSAAFRGAPRLQLIVQDATSALAEDDAGSTYSMGRFLYLDDPGTAGTVELDWNLLVLPPCAFSYQFACPIPPAENRVPVPITAGERHPVDAAGTVLH, encoded by the coding sequence GTGACGGACGGCTTCGCCGACCACGTCGCGGAACGTGATCGCTGGGCACGCGGTCCCCGTGGCCCGCTGGCCCTCGTGAACGCCCAGCACGTCGACCACCCGCAGTCGGTGTGGCCGGTCCCCGGCACCTGGGCACCGACGGTCGGAGGCCTCGCGGTGACGGCCGCCGCCACTGACGGTGTCGTCGTGGACGGCGTCCCGGTCGACGGCACGGTGCTGGTCGCCGGTGACACCGCCGTGGTGCCGTCCGCCGTCGCGTTCCCCGACGGCTTCGCGGGTACGGTGTCCGGCTCGACGTTGCGCGTCTGGGATCCAGCGGCGGAGCCGATCCACCGCTTCGCGCGCATCGCCCGGTTCGACCGGTCCGACGACTGGGTGGCTTCCGGCACGTACGTCCCGCTGGACGCCGGTGCGGGCGACGACCAGGAGGCCCGTGGCAGCGTCCTCGACGCCGCCGGCGACGCCCTGCCGGTCGCCGGGCACATCGAGACGGCCGTCGGCAGCACGACCATGCGGTTCGTCGCGGTCCGGTCTGCGGCGTTCCGGGGTGCTCCGCGACTGCAGCTCATCGTGCAGGACGCCACGAGCGCCCTCGCCGAGGACGACGCCGGCAGCACGTACTCGATGGGCCGCTTCCTGTACCTCGACGACCCTGGCACCGCGGGCACGGTCGAGCTCGACTGGAACCTGCTCGTGCTGCCGCCCTGCGCGTTCTCGTACCAGTTCGCCTGCCCGATCCCGCCGGCCGAGAACCGCGTGCCCGTGCCGATCACGGCGGGGGAGCGGCACCCCGTCGACGCTGCGGGCACCGTCCTGCACTGA
- a CDS encoding acyl carrier protein, translating into MALSNEEVLAGLAELINDETGIATDTVAADKSFTDDLDIDSISMMTIVVNAEEKFDVKIPDEEVKNLKTVGNAVDYIVKAQA; encoded by the coding sequence ATGGCCCTGTCCAACGAAGAAGTCCTCGCCGGCCTGGCCGAGCTGATCAACGACGAGACCGGTATCGCCACCGACACCGTCGCCGCCGACAAGTCCTTCACGGACGACCTCGACATCGACTCCATCTCGATGATGACCATCGTGGTCAACGCCGAGGAGAAGTTCGACGTGAAGATCCCGGACGAAGAGGTCAAGAACCTCAAGACCGTGGGCAACGCGGTCGACTACATCGTCAAGGCCCAGGCCTGA
- a CDS encoding AI-2E family transporter, which yields MRVNAFRIGFMGAIGVLVALLAGTIIGELSTVLVYIGVALFLALGIDPLVSFLERLIPRWAAITVVVVGVLAVFAGVVFAVVPILVEQATNLIQNFPEVVDDISKQQWVQDLSKQFAGSFDIDHALESVQSFVENPGNLLSVGGGILAVGSGILSGLTGVLIVLILMLYFLASMRGMKRAASRFVPASRRENFIDVSEQIIQAVGRYVVGQVSQALINGILSLVFLLIIGAPLPVLLASFAFLGSLIPLVGTLGAAVVISLLCLFASPATALAAAIYYLVYMQVEAYLISPRIMSRAVQVPGALVVIAAVAGGTIGGVLGALVALPVAASIIIIVQKVIYPRQEQA from the coding sequence GTGCGCGTCAACGCCTTCCGCATCGGGTTCATGGGTGCCATCGGTGTGCTCGTCGCGCTGCTCGCCGGCACCATCATCGGCGAACTCAGCACCGTCTTGGTCTACATCGGGGTCGCGCTGTTCCTGGCGCTCGGCATCGACCCGCTCGTGTCGTTCCTCGAGCGACTCATCCCGCGGTGGGCGGCGATCACCGTCGTCGTCGTGGGGGTCCTGGCAGTGTTCGCCGGCGTCGTCTTCGCGGTCGTCCCGATCCTGGTCGAGCAGGCGACGAACCTCATCCAGAACTTCCCCGAGGTCGTCGACGACATCTCGAAGCAGCAGTGGGTGCAGGACCTGTCGAAGCAGTTCGCCGGGTCGTTCGACATCGACCACGCGCTCGAGTCGGTGCAGTCCTTCGTCGAGAACCCGGGCAACCTGCTCAGCGTCGGCGGCGGCATCCTGGCGGTCGGCAGCGGCATCCTGTCGGGGCTCACCGGCGTGCTCATCGTCCTCATCCTGATGCTCTACTTCCTCGCGTCGATGCGGGGCATGAAGCGCGCGGCGTCCCGGTTCGTGCCGGCGTCCCGCCGCGAGAACTTCATCGACGTCAGTGAGCAGATCATCCAGGCGGTCGGTCGGTACGTCGTCGGCCAGGTGTCGCAGGCGCTCATCAACGGCATCCTGAGCCTGGTGTTCCTGCTCATCATCGGTGCGCCGCTGCCGGTGCTGCTGGCGTCGTTCGCGTTCCTCGGCTCGCTCATCCCGCTCGTCGGCACCCTCGGCGCCGCGGTCGTCATCTCGCTGCTCTGCCTGTTCGCGTCGCCCGCGACCGCCCTCGCCGCGGCGATCTACTACCTCGTCTACATGCAGGTCGAGGCGTACCTCATCTCGCCGCGCATCATGTCGCGTGCCGTGCAGGTGCCCGGAGCCCTCGTGGTCATCGCCGCGGTGGCCGGTGGCACGATCGGCGGCGTGCTCGGTGCCCTGGTCGCCCTGCCCGTCGCCGCGTCGATCATCATCATCGTGCAGAAGGTCATCTACCCGCGGCAGGAGCAGGCGTGA